The following proteins are encoded in a genomic region of Pseudomonadota bacterium:
- a CDS encoding ABC transporter permease has product MNDSVNIIPFSNLALAFFPVLAVVIISYKWDQGCRNTLYAVSRMLVQLLLIGYFLAYIFESRNAWVVLLVLAVMVFISSWIALRTIKNRRRQLYSKALLSIILGGGATLILVTQGVLNLDPWYRPDYFIPLAGMIFANAMNSVSLAADRLDAELGRGVAYESARNIAFRASLIPIINSLFAVGLVSLPGMMTGQILSGISPLIAARYQIMVMCMVFGAAGIASAFFLTVVRSDFVTLKNQQP; this is encoded by the coding sequence ATGAATGACTCTGTAAATATAATTCCATTTTCAAATCTGGCCCTGGCATTCTTTCCGGTTCTGGCGGTAGTCATCATCAGTTACAAATGGGATCAGGGCTGCCGGAACACCCTGTATGCTGTTTCCAGAATGCTGGTGCAACTTCTGTTGATCGGTTATTTTCTGGCCTACATATTCGAATCAAGGAATGCCTGGGTGGTGTTGCTTGTTCTGGCAGTAATGGTTTTTATCTCAAGCTGGATAGCCCTGCGCACCATTAAAAATCGGCGGAGACAACTCTACTCAAAAGCCCTGCTCTCCATAATCCTGGGCGGCGGCGCAACATTAATCCTTGTAACCCAGGGAGTTCTCAACCTTGATCCCTGGTATCGGCCGGATTATTTTATTCCGCTGGCCGGGATGATTTTTGCCAATGCGATGAACAGCGTCAGCCTTGCCGCCGACCGCCTTGACGCTGAGCTTGGCCGCGGTGTGGCTTACGAATCGGCACGGAATATCGCCTTTCGCGCCTCGCTGATCCCGATCATCAATTCGCTCTTTGCGGTGGGACTTGTTTCCCTGCCAGGGATGATGACCGGCCAGATTCTCTCCGGCATCTCGCCGCTCATCGCGGCCCGATATCAGATCATGGTGATGTGCATGGTCTTCGGTGCCGCAGGAATTGCTTCAGCCTTTTTCCTGACTGTAGTCAGATCGGATTTTGTTACTTTGAAGAACCAACAGCCTTAA